From Arctopsyche grandis isolate Sample6627 chromosome 12, ASM5162203v2, whole genome shotgun sequence, one genomic window encodes:
- the LOC143920284 gene encoding solute carrier family 35 member G1 yields MPEHLELQHLVELSNGRDDGTDISLNLYENRRPLLKRCPFLGLMLAALSSLFFSLCSVIVKGLVSVDPMELAAFRFVGVLLPTIPVVIWKGEPIFPKGRRTMLMFRSFVGTSGLMLSFYAFRHMPLADASVIVFSVPVFVSIFARIFLKEPCGVFNVISIVLTLIGVLLITRPPLIFGSVGLELSSEDGNSNPWGAAAAFGSTLFGANVYILLRALKGLHFSVIMTNFGCFALVQTVFVTWLIGALCLPQCGMDRLLVLCLALFSFSGQILLTMSLQLEQAGPIAIARSADIVFAFIWQVMFFNEVPNKFSILGAVLVLSSVLLVGFRKWALALPDNSVMKTSLGVLAR; encoded by the coding sequence ATGCCGGAGCATTTGGAACTTCAACACCTCGTTGAGCTCTCCAACGGGAGAGACGATGGTACCGACATCTCTTTAAATCTCTATGAGAACAGGAGACCGTTATTGAAAAGATGTCCATTTCTTGGATTGATGTTGGCTGCTCTCTCATCCTTATTCTTTTCTCTGTGTTCGGTCATCGTCAAAGGATTAGTGAGCGTCGACCCTATGGAATTAGCAGCATTCAGATTTGTAGGCGTACTTCTTCCGACTATACCCGTTGTAATATGGAAAGGCGAACCGATATTCCCAAAAGGCAGAAGGACAATGCTCATGTTCAGATCTTTCGTAGGAACGAGCGGATTAATGTTGAGCTTCTACGCTTTCAGGCACATGCCGCTAGCTGACGCATCAGTGATAGTATTCTCAGTGCCGGTATTCGTTTCCATATTTGCCAGGATATTCCTGAAAGAACCATGCGGTGTCTTCAATGTGATATCGATCGTTCTGACGCTGATCGGTGTATTGTTGATCACTCGTCCGCCACTCATATTTGGCAGTGTCGGATTGGAGCTATCGAGCGAAGACGGCAATTCCAATCCTTGGGGTGCTGCCGCAGCCTTCGGGTCTACACTCTTCGGTGCTAATGTTTACATTCTATTGAGAGCGTTGAAAGGATTACACTTTTCAGTCATAATGACGAATTTTGGCTGCTTCGCTCTGGTGCAAACGGTGTTTGTAACCTGGCTCATAGGGGCACTGTGCTTGCCCCAGTGCGGCATGGACCGTCTGCTCGTTCTGTGTCTGGCTTTGTTCAGTTTCAGCGGCCAGATACTATTGACTATGTCCCTTCAGCTCGAACAAGCTGGACCGATAGCTATAGCTAGATCTGCTGATATAGTGTTCGCTTTCATTTGGCAAGTTATGTTTTTCAATGAAGTACCCAATAAATTTTCTATACTCGGCGCCGTTCTAGTACTATCGTCCGTTCTGCTAGTTGGGTTTAGGAAGTGGGCATTAGCTTTACCTGATAATTCAGTTATGAAAACGTCTCTGGGTGTATTAGCCAGATAG